One Ostrea edulis chromosome 2, xbOstEdul1.1, whole genome shotgun sequence genomic region harbors:
- the LOC125678639 gene encoding 28S ribosomal protein S21, mitochondrial-like, protein MSRHFRFISRTVFVKNNNFESALTNLNRITRNDKIAAAIRRNEYYIKPCERRKQVDLERAKRMYGAGMAKKVNFLMRKSRPNPFPR, encoded by the exons ATGTCAAGACATTTTCGGTTTATCTCTCGTACTGTTTTcgtaaaaaacaacaactttgaAAGTGCGTTGACGAATCTAAACAG GATAACAAGAAATGATAAAATAGCAGCAGCGATACGTAGAAATGAGTACTACATCAAGCCATGTGAAAGACGAAAACAAGTCGACCTAGAAAGAGCCAAAAGAATGTATGGTGCTGGTATGGCAAAAAAAGTCAACTTTTTAATGCGGAAAAGTCGCCCTAATCCTTTCCCAAGATGA